A stretch of the Rhodothermales bacterium genome encodes the following:
- the thrC gene encoding threonine synthase — MIRYVSTRSSGGVGVTFREALLQGLAPDGGLYLPTRIPELPLGLQHDDFKNTAREVLGVWLDGVLDGNRLGDLIEDAFNFPVPLIPVAEEEGPLLLELFHGPTLSFKDFGARFLGRMLGALAAEPVTILVATSGDTGSAVADGCSGIPGVRVVLLFPKGQVSPVQERQLIIKRPGVTAVRVRGTFDDCQRLVKGAFSHAGLKEHSLTTANSINIGRLLPQMLYYIHAALACDRPPMFFVPSGNLGNLTAGVLAAVSGMPVSGFVAAHNENDFFPRWLDNPSAGFAPSVQTLSNAMDVGAPSNFERLASLFRSRRVRETVRGARISDERTREIMRHVWERHGYLADPHTAVGLAAAQDAIRSGKAGPVGTPAVVLSTAHPAKFPEIVESATGHVPDEPSRLALLDGAAICVHEMAADDDELAELIRTAE, encoded by the coding sequence ATGATCCGGTATGTATCCACACGGTCAAGCGGGGGAGTGGGCGTGACGTTCCGCGAGGCGCTCCTGCAAGGACTTGCTCCCGATGGCGGTTTGTATCTCCCCACACGCATACCTGAACTGCCGCTCGGGCTCCAGCACGACGATTTCAAAAATACCGCGCGGGAGGTGCTGGGAGTATGGCTGGACGGCGTCCTTGATGGCAACAGGCTCGGGGATCTGATTGAAGATGCGTTCAACTTCCCGGTCCCCCTGATTCCTGTGGCTGAAGAGGAGGGCCCGCTCTTGCTTGAACTGTTCCATGGTCCGACGCTGTCGTTCAAGGATTTTGGCGCCCGGTTCCTCGGGAGGATGCTGGGCGCGCTTGCGGCAGAACCCGTGACCATCCTGGTAGCCACGTCTGGCGATACGGGCAGTGCGGTTGCAGATGGATGTTCAGGTATTCCTGGCGTGCGCGTCGTATTGCTTTTCCCGAAAGGGCAGGTCAGCCCCGTGCAGGAGCGGCAATTGATCATCAAGCGCCCCGGCGTCACCGCCGTCCGGGTCCGCGGTACCTTCGATGACTGTCAACGCCTGGTCAAAGGCGCTTTTTCACATGCCGGTTTGAAGGAGCACAGCCTGACGACAGCCAACTCCATCAACATCGGTCGCCTTCTGCCGCAGATGCTGTACTACATCCATGCGGCACTGGCGTGTGATCGACCGCCCATGTTCTTCGTACCGTCGGGCAATCTGGGAAACCTGACGGCCGGTGTGCTCGCAGCGGTTTCAGGCATGCCAGTCTCCGGATTCGTGGCGGCCCATAACGAGAACGACTTTTTCCCCCGTTGGCTGGACAATCCCTCAGCCGGATTTGCACCGTCCGTACAGACATTGTCCAATGCCATGGACGTCGGTGCGCCTTCCAATTTCGAGCGTTTGGCATCCCTGTTCCGGTCACGCCGCGTACGGGAGACGGTCCGGGGAGCCCGGATTTCAGACGAACGTACCCGGGAAATCATGCGCCATGTCTGGGAAAGGCACGGATACCTGGCCGATCCCCATACGGCCGTCGGACTTGCGGCCGCCCAGGATGCCATACGTTCCGGGAAAGCTGGTCCGGTCGGGACGCCGGCGGTTGTCTTGTCCACGGCCCACCCGGCCAAGTTTCCCGAAATCGTGGAGTCCGCGACGGGTCATGTGCCGGACGAACCTTCCCGGCTGGCCTTGCTGGATGGGGCTGCCATTTGCGTGCACGAAATGGCAGCGGACGACGATGAGCTCGCTGAACTCATTCGGACTGCGGAGTAG